One stretch of Prinia subflava isolate CZ2003 ecotype Zambia chromosome 19, Cam_Psub_1.2, whole genome shotgun sequence DNA includes these proteins:
- the BCR gene encoding breakpoint cluster region protein isoform X2, translating into MMPYIDDSPSSSPHLSSKSRGSRDTLSSGSLESTKSSEPDLEKGLEMRKWVLSGILASEETYLSHLEALLLPMKPLKAAATTSQPVLTSQQIETIFFKVPELYEIHKEFYDGLFPRVQQWSHQQRVGDLFQKLASQLGVYRAFVDNYEVAMETAEKCCQANAQFAEISENLKARSTKESKDQTTKNSLETLLYKPVDRVTRSTLVLHDLLKHTPVSHPDHPLLQDALRISQNFLSSINEEITPRRQSMTVKKGEHRQLLKDSFMVELVEGARKLRHVFLFTDLFLCAKLKKQIGGKSQQYDCKWYIPLTDLSFQMVDESEAVPNIPLVPDEELDAMKIKISQIKNDIQREKRANKGSKVIERLKKKLSEQESLLLLMSPNMAFRVHNRNGKSYTFLISSDYERAEWRENIREQQKKCFKSFSLTSVELQMLTNSCVKLQTVHNIPLTINKEDDESPGLYGFLNVIVHSATGFKQSSNLYCTLEVDSFGYFVNKAKTRVYRDTTEPNWNEEFEIELEGSQTLRILCYEKCYNKTKLTKEDGESTDRIMGKGQIQLDPQALQDKDWQRTVISMNGVEVKLSVKFTSREFSLKRMPSRKQTGVFGVKIAIVTKRERSKVPYIVRQCVEEIERRGMEEVGIYRVSGVATDIQALKAAFDVNNKDVSVMMSEMDVNAIAGTLKLYFRELPEPLFTDELYPNFAEGIALSDPVAKESCMLNLLLSLPEPNLVTFLFLLDHLKRVAERESVNKMSLHNLATVFGPTLLRPSEKDSKIPANPTQPITMTDSWSLEVMSQVQVLLYFLQLETIPTPDSKRQSILFSTEV; encoded by the exons ATGATGCCCTACATCGACGACTCGCCCTCGTCCTCGCCGCACCTCAGCTCCAAGAGCCGCGGCAGCCGCGACACGCTGTCCTCAGGCTCCCTGGAATCCACCAAATCC AGTGAGCCAGACCTGGAGAAAGGCCTGGAGATGAGAAAATGGGTCCTGTCAGGAATCCTAGCCAGTGAGGAAACCTACCTGAGCCACCTGGAGGCCCTGCTGCTG cCCATGAAGCCTTTgaaagctgctgccaccacctcTCAGCCCGTGCTGACCAGTCAGCAGATTGAGACAATATTCTTCAAAGTGCCTGAGCTCTACGAGATCCACAAGGAGTTCTACGATGGGCTCTTTCCCCGAGTGCAGCAGTGGAGTCACCAGCAGCGTGTTGGGGACCTCTTCCAAAAGCTG GCCAGCCAGCTGGGAGTGTACCGGGCCTTTGTGGATAACTATGAAGTTGCTATGGAGACAGCAGAGAAATGCTGCCAAGCCAATGCTCAGTTTGCTGAAATCTCTGAG aatCTAAAGGCCAGAAGCACAAAGGAATCTAAAGATCAGACGACGAAAAATTCCTTGGAAA CTCTGTTGTACAAGCCAGTGGATCGAGTGACCCGCAGCACACTTGTCTTGCAT GATTTGCTCAAGCACACTCCTGTGAGCCACCCTGACCATCCCCTGCTGCAGGATGCCCTGCGCATCTCGCAGAACTTCCTCTCCAGCATCAACGAGGAGATCACTCCTCGCCGGCAGTCCATGACTGTGAAGAAAGGGGAG CACCGGCAGCTGCTGAAGGACAGTTTCATGGTGGAGCTGGTGGAAGGGGCTCGCAAGCTACGTCATGTCTTTCTTTTTACTGACCTCTTCCTGTGTGCCAAGCTCAAGAAGCAGATTGGAGG AAAAAGCCAACAATATGACTGCAAGTGGTACATCCCGCTCACTGACCTCAGTTTCCAAATGGTGGATGAGTCTGAGGCAGTGCCCAATATCCCACTGGTACCTGACGAGGAGCTGGATGCCATGAAGATCAAGATATCCCAGATCAAGAACGACATCCAGCGGGAAAAG AGGGCCAATAAAGGCAGCAAGGTGATTGAGAGGTTGAAAAAGAAGCTCTCGGAGCAGGAATCCCTCCTACTGCTGATGTCTCCCAACATGGCCTTCCGAGTGCACAATCGCAACGGCAAG AGTTACACATTCCTCATTTCATCGGACTATGAAAGGGCAGAGTGGAGGGAGAATATCCgggagcagcagaagaaat GCTTTAAAAGCTTCTCCCTCACATCGGTGGAGCTCCAGATGCTGACAAACTCCTGCGTGAAGCTTCAGACAGTCCACAACATTCCCCTCACTATCAATAAGGAAG ATGACGAATCTCCAGGTCTCTATGGGTTCCTGAATGTCATTGTCCACTCTGCCACAGGATTCAAGCAAAGCTCAA ATTTGTACTGCACGCTAGAGGTGGATTCTTTTGGGTATTTTGTGAACAAGGCCAAAACTAGAGTTTACAGAGACACCACGGAGCCCAACTGGAACGAG GAGTTTGAGATTGAGCTGGAGGGCTCACAGACACTGCGAATTCTGTGCTATGAAAAGTGCTACAACAAAACCAAGCTCACCAAAGAGGATGGAGAGAGCACAGATCGCATAATGGGGAAAGGACAGATCCAG ctggacccacaggcactgcaggacAAAGATTGGCAGCGCACAGTCATCTCAATGAATGGG GTGGAAGTGAAGCTGTCAGTGAAGTTCACCAGTCGGGAGTTCAGCCTGAAAAGGATGCCGTCCCGCAAGCAGACGGGCGTGTTTGGGGTCAAGATTGCCATTGTCACCAA GAGAGAGAGGTCGAAGGTGCCGTACATCGTGCGGCAGTGCGTGGAGGAGATCGAGCGGCGCGGGATGGAGGAGGTGGGGATCTACCGCGTCTCTGGGGTTGCAACCGACATCCAGGCTTTGAAAGCTGCCTTTGATGTCA ATAACAAGGATGTGTCAGTGATGATGAGCGAGATGGACGTCAATGCCATTGCAGGCACCCTCAAACTGTACTTCCGGGAGCTGCCGGAGCCCCTCTTCACAGACGAGCTGTACCCCAACTTTGCTGAGGGCATCG CACTCTCAGATCCTGTTGCAAAGGAGAGCTGTATGTTGAATCTGTTGCTATCACTTCCAGAACCCAACCTTGTGacattccttttccttctggacCATTTAAAAAG ggttgctgaGAGGGAAAGTGTGAACAAGATGTCCCTGCATAATCTTGCCACTGTCTTTGGACCAACACTGCTCAGACCTTCAGAGAAGGACAGTAAAATCCCTGCTAACCCAACCCAGCCCATCACAATGACTGACAGCTGGTCACTAGAAGTCATGTCCCAG GTTCAAGTTCTTCTGTACTTCCTGCAGCTAGAGACTATCCCTACCCCGGACAGCAAGAGGCAAAGCATTCTCTTTTCCACAGAGGTGTAG